In Pantoea agglomerans, the genomic stretch CCACGGGATGGGTCAACAGCGTCAGCACCCGATCCGCCTCTAGCTGAAATTCCGCCTCCAGCCGCGTACCGGCGGCAAAGGTGGTGCTAAATGTCTGGTTCAATGCGAGCACGGCTCTGCCTGCGGCGATATCCGCCTCCAGCAGGCTCGCCTGATGGAAATCCATCGGCTGATGCAGCTGCGGCCAAAGCGCCTTATACAGGCTCTCCTTAAGCGAGAAGAGCAGCGTCGCGGCCAGCGAAAAGGGCAGCCTGAGCGCGCGCAGCTGCGCTTTTTCATCGCTGCTCATCAGCAGCGCAGCGGTCTCCTCAGCCGTGCGCAGGCTCATCACGCTTTCGATATCGACGCCAACGCAGCGCGGCTGGCGCGTTGCCGCCAGCGCCACTGCGCCGTCGGTGTGCGACAGCGAGGCCTGAAGGCCGTCTGGCCAGCGGGGAGAGCGATCGCTGTGGTTTTGCAGCAGGAAACCGGCGATGCCCATCTGGCCCATTACCTCGCGCGCCAGCCAGCGGCTGGCCAGATATTCGGCGCGGCGCTTCTTTACCGCCTGCTGCAGCGCGGGCGGAAAAGGCAGATTCCAGCGCGCGCCTAAACTGTCGTCATAGCGATCAAGGTCGAAGCGCGCCTGCGCCAGCAGGGTATTGCCACCTCGCAGATGCGCACAGCGAATGAAGCCGCCTTCGGGAGGCGGCAGAGAAATGTTCTGAGAATTCATCAGGGCCCACGGCGGCGCACAAAAGGGCATTAAAGCAGCCCGCCATGGCTGGGGCAACCGCTTAGTCGTTAGGCGGAATGGCAAAGCCCTTTACGGAAACAACGAAGTGATGGTGACCTCTGGTGATACGCGCGCCGCGCTCGCACCAGCGTGATGCCAGGCGAAAAAAATCGTCGCTGCCGATATTGTAAGCCAGTTCCACTTTGCTGACGCCTGAGTGAAGCAGTTCTTCCGCATCCTGCAGGCTCTTCGCTTTGATAACCATAGTGATATCCATCCGATATTCAGAGTCATTAAGATTAATGAACATTTATGACATTTTTGTTTCAGTAAGGTTAAAAAGCGCAGCGGTCTGTGGAATTTGTGAGAAAGATCAGAGTCGACTGCAAAAAGTTGAAAGCTGGAAGAGGAGACGCTGTCTCACCTGACGGGGAGAGATCGGCTTGCCCGGTGGGCTGCGGCCAGTAAAAAGGCCGCACGCGGCGGCCTTTGTGGGTCACTACTTCTGATCCGGTTCAGGACGTTTGTCGCCTGACTCCGGCGCATTGTTTGGATCGTCTTTTTCAATGTAATGCATAAACTCTCCTCTTTTTACCCACACACAGGTCAGTATAGACCCCTTTTTCATCCTGTGGCGAAGCGGGCGGGGTTCCGCAGCGCACTGATAAAAGCGGCGACGCGTGACATTACGCCGGTTTTCAGGGCGCTGGTGGGTTTTCGGCTATTAATGCGGAGCGTGAAAAAGGATGTTGCGCGAGCGGGGCGCCACGACTGGCAGGCATAAAAAAAGCAGCCTTAACAGGCTGCTTTAGTTGGGAATTTTGGTCGGCACGAGAGGATTTGAACCTCCGACCCCTGACACCCCATGACAGTGCGCTACCAGGCTGCGCTACGTGCCGAACAGTGGGGCTTAGTCTACTGTTTCTCTGGCGGAATGCAAGCAGCGGCCGTCTAACTGCCTCATAATTAATCAGTTAGCGATAAAACGCTTCTCTTCCGTCAGCACCTGCAGCAGTAACGCCAGCTGCGGCTTATGATCTTTCAGGGCGTTGCCCTGCGCGTCGTAAGCGCGATAGCTGCCGTTATTGTTAAGCACCAGCGTCACCCGCGGCGTCGTTACCACCAGGCGATTCTCTTCGCTGCTGGCGACCCAGTCGTGGCGACGCTGGGCGGCGAAGAGATCTTCTCCCTGCGAATAGTTCACCGGGTTGGTGCGCACGTGCAGCAGGCGCAGCATCAGCGTCGCCATCACATCCTGATGATTGGTAAGACGATCGATGGTCTGCGCAGGGGTGTCCGGCCAGTGGATGACCAGCGGAACCTGCAGGGTCGCGCGGTTGCCCACGCTGTCGAGGTTGCCATTCAGCGCCACGCCCTGCTGCGCGGTGATCACCACCACGGTATTTTTCAGCAGATCGCGCTGCTGTAGGGTGGCGAGCACATGGTGAATTTGTTCGTCAATCGATGCAGCCTGGCGCAGGTAGCTACGCTGGCGGGTTTTCACCGTGGTGCCGCTCAGATCGACGCCGTCCAGCGCCAGCCAGGAGAACCAGGGATTGCCGTCGCCTTTCTGGCCGTTCAGCCAGTTCTGCCACTGGGTGACGGTGCTGGCGTTAGGCTGGCTGTCGGTAGTGGGCAGCGTGTAGTCCGTCAGCAGCGCCTGGCGATAGAGCGGCTGGTTGAAGCCTTCCGATGAGAAAAGCCCGAACTGGTAGCCCTGCGAACTGAGCGCGCCGAGCAGCGCCGACGGCATACGCGCCGCCAGCACCCCATCCATATAGCTGGCGGAAATGCCGTAGAACAGGCCAAACAGCCCTTTTTCCGGCAGGTCGCCAGCGCTGAAGTGCTGGGTAAAGCGCACATTATCGCTGGCGAACTGATTAAGCTGCGGCAGCGCTTGCGCCATATCGCCTGCGTTCAGCGTCTTCACGGTGATCACCAGCAAATTATTGCGCGTGCCGCCGTCGCGGAAGGCGATATCGCTGAGCGGATACTGCACCGAAACCGCTTCCGGATCGCCTTGCTGGATCAGGCGCTGCTGGTAAGCCTGCGCGTCCAGCAGACCGTGGCGCTCGAGGAAGCGTCGCGCGGTCATTGGATAGGAGAGCGGCAGATTGGCGCGCTGCATGGTGATTGGGCGATAGAAGTTAGCATCGGCCCAGATATAGAGCAGATGGCTGGCAAAAAAGGCGCTGATAAACAGCGCCGCCAGCGGCTTGCCGAACGATCGCCGGTTCAGGCTGCGCAGCTTTTGCCAGCTCCAGGTGGCGAAGAGCATCTCCACGAGGAAAATCAGCGGCACGCTGATAAACATCAGCTGCCAGTCGCGCGCCATCTCGCTCTGGTCGGGGTTGATCACCAGCTCCCACACCACTGGATTAAGGTGCAGGTGGAAGCGGTTGAACACCGCGCTGTCTACCATAATCAGCGTCAGCCCGACGGTGGCGATAATCGCCGACAGGACGCGCAGCAGCCGCTGCGACATCACCAC encodes the following:
- a CDS encoding 4'-phosphopantetheinyl transferase, which produces MNSQNISLPPPEGGFIRCAHLRGGNTLLAQARFDLDRYDDSLGARWNLPFPPALQQAVKKRRAEYLASRWLAREVMGQMGIAGFLLQNHSDRSPRWPDGLQASLSHTDGAVALAATRQPRCVGVDIESVMSLRTAEETAALLMSSDEKAQLRALRLPFSLAATLLFSLKESLYKALWPQLHQPMDFHQASLLEADIAAGRAVLALNQTFSTTFAAGTRLEAEFQLEADRVLTLLTHPVAGNKKPAEQRG
- the yejM gene encoding LPS biosynthesis-modulating metalloenzyme YejM — protein: MVTNRQRYREKVSQMISWGHWFALFNILFALILGSRYLVVADWPASLAGRIYAFSSWIGHFSFIVFAVYLLAIFPLTFVVMSQRLLRVLSAIIATVGLTLIMVDSAVFNRFHLHLNPVVWELVINPDQSEMARDWQLMFISVPLIFLVEMLFATWSWQKLRSLNRRSFGKPLAALFISAFFASHLLYIWADANFYRPITMQRANLPLSYPMTARRFLERHGLLDAQAYQQRLIQQGDPEAVSVQYPLSDIAFRDGGTRNNLLVITVKTLNAGDMAQALPQLNQFASDNVRFTQHFSAGDLPEKGLFGLFYGISASYMDGVLAARMPSALLGALSSQGYQFGLFSSEGFNQPLYRQALLTDYTLPTTDSQPNASTVTQWQNWLNGQKGDGNPWFSWLALDGVDLSGTTVKTRQRSYLRQAASIDEQIHHVLATLQQRDLLKNTVVVITAQQGVALNGNLDSVGNRATLQVPLVIHWPDTPAQTIDRLTNHQDVMATLMLRLLHVRTNPVNYSQGEDLFAAQRRHDWVASSEENRLVVTTPRVTLVLNNNGSYRAYDAQGNALKDHKPQLALLLQVLTEEKRFIAN